The following proteins are encoded in a genomic region of Sesamum indicum cultivar Zhongzhi No. 13 linkage group LG8, S_indicum_v1.0, whole genome shotgun sequence:
- the LOC105168424 gene encoding probable methyltransferase At1g27930, which translates to MQKTHNQKQHYQKLKPENPWILGLAVVGLIGGGLLIASLFINYGSSQLFCGGAWGRTTFDGNATTTTLQLEAILHYATSRVVPQQSISEITVSYDVLRSLGPSNFLVFGLGHDSLMWAAINPGGRTLFLEEDPKWVQTVLKDAPALRVDTVHYRTQLSQADELLQHYGTEPDCSAKNSFLRGNDKCRLALNMLSDEVYDTEWDMIMVDAPRGYFAEAPGRMAAIYSAAVMARNRKKSGVTHVFVHDVDRRVEKKYAEAFLCKKHLVKAVGRLWHFEIPPPANMSCDFC; encoded by the exons ATGCAGAAAACCCATAACCAGAAGCAGCATTACCAGAAATTGAAGCCCGAGAACCCCTGGATTCTGGGCCTGGCGGTGGTGGGATTGATAGGCGGCGGGTTGCTCATCGCTTCCTTGTTCATCAACTACGGCTCGTCCCAGTTGTTTTGCGGGGGCGCGTGGGGGCGGACTACATTTGATGGGAACGCGACGACAACGACGCTCCAGCTGGAAGCCATTCTGCACTACGCGACGTCCCGCGTTGTGCCCCAGCAGTCCATAAGCGAGATCACCGTGTCCTACGACGTTCTGCGATCCCTCGGCCCGAGCAACTTCCTCGTGTTCGGGCTGGGCCATGATTCGCTGATGTGGGCCGCGATTAATCCAGGTGGCAGGACGCTATTCCTGGAGGAGGACCCGAAGTGGGTACAGACTGTGCTGAAGGACGCCCCCGCCCTCCGCGTCGACACCGTGCACTACCGCACCCAGCTCTCTCAGGCCGACGAGTTGCTGCAGCACTACGGTACGGAGCCGGACTGTTCGGCGAAGAACTCATTCTTGCGCGGCAACGACAAGTGCAG GCTAGCACTAAACATGCTGTCAGACGAGGTGTACGACACGGAGTGGGACATGATAATGGTGGACGCGCCGCGGGGGTACTTCGCGGAGGCGCCGGGGAGGATGGCGGCGATATACTCAGCGGCGGTGATGGCGAGGAACAGGAAGAAATCAGGTGTGACGCACGTGTTCGTGCACGACGTGGACCGGAGGGTAGAGAAGAAGTACGCTGAGGCGTTCTTGTGCAAGAAGCATCTGGTGAAGGCTGTGGGGAGGTTATGGCATTTCGAGATTCCGCCCCCGGCTAACATGAGCTGTGACTTTTGCTAG
- the LOC105168425 gene encoding non-specific lipid transfer protein GPI-anchored 1 translates to MADAQLIGLNALSLLLPTTTSSPFKSTPSHLFKFSLNPQKPITWISQTMEIKKSSSTRLVLAALLCLAALAGADDSIAGKCSSEFTKVTQCLPFVTAKAAVPTKECCDSVTDLKDTNPACICYIIQQIHNGSNAAVKSMGVQESRLLQLQSACKLANASVSECPKLLHLPPNSPDAAIFTNTSTATTTTPAATPTTSTPTTASNGLWDKPQLAGYIIVAIVIFFHAFPTGTSSPIAL, encoded by the exons ATGGCCGACGCCCAATTAATTGGCTTAAATGCCCTTTCACTCCTCCTCCCAACCACCACCTCCTCCCCCTTCAAATCAACACCATCCCACCTTTTCAAATTCTCCCTCAATCCCCAAAAGCCCATCACTTGGATTTCCCAAACAATGGAGATCAAGAAATCTTCTTCAACCCGCTTGGTTTTGGCCGCGCTCCTCTGCCTGGCGGCGCTGGCGGGAGCGGACGATTCGATTGCAGGAAAGTGCTCCTCGGAGTTCACGAAGGTGACGCAGTGCCTGCCGTTCGTGACGGCGAAGGCAGCGGTGCCGACCAAGGAGTGCTGCGACTCGGTGACGGACTTGAAGGACACCAACCCGGCTTGCATTTGCTACATAATCCAGCAGATCCACAACGGCTCCAACGCGGCCGTGAAGAGCATGGGGGTGCAGGAGTCGCGCTTACTCCAGCTGCAGTCGGCTTGTAAGCTGGCTAATGCGAGTGTCAGTGAATGCCCCA AGCTGCTCCACTTGCCTCCAAACTCCCCGGACGCAGCCATCTTCACCAACACCTCCACGGCCACGACCACAACCCCGGCCGCCACCCCAACCACATCGACCCCCACAACGGCTAGCAACGGATTATGGGACAAGCCTCAACTAGCGGGATATATAATCGTGGCCATAGTGATTTTCTTCCACGCGTTCCCGACGGGCACTTCATCTCCAATCGCGTTATGA
- the LOC105168426 gene encoding ranBP2-type zinc finger protein At1g67325-like isoform X1, with product MSQVDSRNSSATKRARTDGGRREDDWTCPSCGNVNFSFRTTCNMRNCTQPRPADHTSKSTVRPMQTPHGYSSVAPYVGAGAPSSMYMDIPPYASSLLNGPSIPPYDMPFAGGSAYHYNYGNHLSGGSPYRPLHLAGHPPYTSGSMIGNGGMYGVPPLMDRYGLGLPMSPTIGLRPGFFPEDKSQKKAADGTRGNDWSCPKCGNVNFSFRTVCNMRKCNTPKPGPQGAKSGKNSYMPEGSWKCDKCNNINYPFRTKCNRQNCGADKPSETKKSPQEPADENDQ from the exons ATGTCTCAG gTTGATAGCAGAAATTCTTCAGCTACTAAACGTGCGAGAACGGATG GTGGTCGTAGGGAAGACGACTGGACCTGTCCTAGCTGTGGAAATGTCAATTTCTCATTTAGAACAACTTGTAATATGCGCAACTGCACTCAGCCTAGGCCTGCTGATCACACCTCT AAATCTACAGTCAGACCAATGCAAACACCTCATGGCTACTCATCTGTAGCTCCCTATGTTGGCGCTGGTGCACCCTCCTCAATGTACATGGATATACCTCCTTATGCCTCTTCTTTGTTGAATGGACCGTCTATTCCTCCATATGATATGCCTTTTGCTGGGGGCTCGGCATATCATTACAACTATGGAAATCATCTCTCTGGAGGTAGCCCATACCGGCCCTTGCATTTGGCTGGTCACCCTCCTTATACAAGTGGATCAATGATTGGAAATG GTGGGATGTATGGTGTGCCCCCTCTCATGGATCGCTATGGTCTTGGTTTGCCAATGAGCCCTACCATT GGTTTGAGACCTGGATTTTTCCCCGAGGATAAATCTCAGAAGAAAGCAGCTG aTGGTACTCGGGGCAATGATTGGTCATGTCCCAAATGCGGCAAtgtcaatttttcatttagaaCAGTTTGCAACATGAGGAAGTGTAATACACCTAAGCCTGGACCTCAG GGTGCCAAATCAGGCAAGAACTCGT ACATGCCAGAGGGAAGCTGGAAGTGTGATAAATGCAACAACATAAACTATCCTTTCAGGACCAAGTGTAATAGACAGAATTGCGGTGCTGATAAACCTTCTGAGACAAAAAAGTCTCCACAAGAACCAGCTGATGAAAATGATCAG TGA
- the LOC105168426 gene encoding ranBP2-type zinc finger protein At1g67325-like isoform X2, whose translation MKSTVRPMQTPHGYSSVAPYVGAGAPSSMYMDIPPYASSLLNGPSIPPYDMPFAGGSAYHYNYGNHLSGGSPYRPLHLAGHPPYTSGSMIGNGGMYGVPPLMDRYGLGLPMSPTIGLRPGFFPEDKSQKKAADGTRGNDWSCPKCGNVNFSFRTVCNMRKCNTPKPGPQGAKSGKNSYMPEGSWKCDKCNNINYPFRTKCNRQNCGADKPSETKKSPQEPADENDQ comes from the exons ATG AAATCTACAGTCAGACCAATGCAAACACCTCATGGCTACTCATCTGTAGCTCCCTATGTTGGCGCTGGTGCACCCTCCTCAATGTACATGGATATACCTCCTTATGCCTCTTCTTTGTTGAATGGACCGTCTATTCCTCCATATGATATGCCTTTTGCTGGGGGCTCGGCATATCATTACAACTATGGAAATCATCTCTCTGGAGGTAGCCCATACCGGCCCTTGCATTTGGCTGGTCACCCTCCTTATACAAGTGGATCAATGATTGGAAATG GTGGGATGTATGGTGTGCCCCCTCTCATGGATCGCTATGGTCTTGGTTTGCCAATGAGCCCTACCATT GGTTTGAGACCTGGATTTTTCCCCGAGGATAAATCTCAGAAGAAAGCAGCTG aTGGTACTCGGGGCAATGATTGGTCATGTCCCAAATGCGGCAAtgtcaatttttcatttagaaCAGTTTGCAACATGAGGAAGTGTAATACACCTAAGCCTGGACCTCAG GGTGCCAAATCAGGCAAGAACTCGT ACATGCCAGAGGGAAGCTGGAAGTGTGATAAATGCAACAACATAAACTATCCTTTCAGGACCAAGTGTAATAGACAGAATTGCGGTGCTGATAAACCTTCTGAGACAAAAAAGTCTCCACAAGAACCAGCTGATGAAAATGATCAG TGA
- the LOC105168427 gene encoding squamosa promoter-binding-like protein 12, whose translation MSHFAEMEWNSKWDWENFLGFGSKAMESPKKLQLADWTIVDDGQIDAGSFNLSAGGGNSGASDSDGGHVSSAKSSISASTDSSTKDGMQNANFSLITFQGFSGNFSKKKEMKGAHVSGTSPPLDASIGSVEPLIGLKLGKRTYFENSGAGGNVKTAPLPVMPTPSATPLKKTKSLGQNLPIPRCVVEGCNIDLSTAKEYHRKHRVCDSHSKCPKVVVGGIERRFCQQCSRFHSLSEFDEKKRSCRRRLSDHNARRRKPQQEAIQFNSTRLSSPFYEGRPQISFLLNDAPVINSKNPANSTWNSTSNSEFTLTKGYPLKSNGDGGTDEQMHMRGVKLPHVINMHGTAANGVFASKSSMPTILNPGSKGPLTCSHLDAAPEYRRALSLLSSNSWGSCGPESMPVHDQMHEQGTNVAQPMMHATPEGVPLSSSQFWLTGHQPTQPRVATNSNFQEVQLLKTPYEPDFYSNMLN comes from the exons ATGAGCCATTTTGCTGAGATGGAGTGGAATTCAAAGTGGGACTGGGAAAACTTTCTTGGGTTTGGTTCAAAAGCAATGGAAAGTCCCAAGAAGCTGCAACTAGCAGACTGGACAATTGTTGATGATGGACAAATTGATGCTGGATCCTTCAATCTCTCGGCAGGTGGTGGGAATAGTGGTGCTTCTGACTCAGATGGTGGGCATGTTTCTTCAGCTAAGAGCTCGATATCGGCTTCTACTGACTCCTCGACAAAGGATGGCATGCAAAACGCCAACTTTAGCCTGATAACATTTCAGGGCTTTTCAGGAAATTTTAGCAAGAAGAAGGAAATGAAAGGAGCTCATGTTTCTGGAACTTCTCCACCTCTGGATGCTTCCATTGGCTCTGTGGAACCGTTGATTGGTCTGAAACTTGGAAAGCGGACATATTTTGAGAATAGCGGTGCTGGAGGCAATGTTAAGACTGCACCTCTTCCTGTGATGCCTACTCCTTCTGCTACTCCACTGAAGAAAACTAAGTCATTGGGTCAAAATCTTCCTATACCACGCTGTGTAGTTGAGGGATGCAATATTGATCTTTCAACAGCTAAAGAATATCACAGAAAGCATAGAGTTTGTGATAGTCATTCCAAATGCCCAAAGGTTGTTGTTGGAGGCATTGAACGGCGGTTTTGCCAACAGTGTAGCAG GTTCCATAGCTTGTCTGAATTTGACGAAAAGAAGCGCAGTTGTCGAAGAAGACTATCTGATCATAATGCACGACGCCGGAAGCCACAGCAGGAAGCTATCCAGTTTAATTCGACAAGGCTCTCATCACCATTTTATG AGGGAAGGCCAcaaattagttttttgttgaatgatgctcCAGTTATTAACTCCAAAAATCCTGCTAATAGCACATGGAATAGCACCAGCAACTCCGAGTTCACCCTAACAAAAGGGTATCCTTTGAAGTCGAATGGAGATGGAGGTACTGACGAGCAAATGCATATGCGAGGCGTCAAACTGCCGCATGTCATCAATATGCATGGCACTGCTGCCAATGGTGTTTTCGCGTCGAAAAGCTCCATGCCCACAATTCTGAATCCAG GTTCCAAGGGACCCCTAACGTGTTCCCACTTAGATGCAGCACCGGAGTATCGCCGTGCTCTCTCTCTTCTGTCAAGTAACTCGTGGGGTTCATGTGGACCAGAATCGATGCCTGTACATGATCAAATGCACGAACAAGGTACCAATGTGGCTCAGCCTATGATGCATGCAACCCCAGAAGGTGTCCCGCTCTCTTCTTCACAGTTCTGGCTTACTGGACATCAACCAACTCAGCCTCGCGTGGCCACAAACAGTAATTTTCAGGAAGTCCAGCTCCTCAAAACACCATACGAACCTGACTTCTATTCTAACATGTTAAACTGA